The Rickettsia typhi str. Wilmington sequence TATTTCTAACACCTCAATGAAACTATCTTTTATTTTACTTGAAGCAACAGAAGTATTTAAGGTATACAATAAAGCATTCAATGAGTTTGTATCGGTCTTTATTGTATTGTTACGACTAGTTGCAGCAATAATTACATATTCTCTCAGTTTTTCATTTAATTTTTCTTCGGTCAATAATCCGATTTTACAAAAAGATAATAGCATTTTTGCTTTATCGTTATGAGTCTCAATAATGCCGTCTTGCCATTTAGAAGTATTATTGTCTTTTGATGGAATAAACATTCCAAATAATTTAGTGCCAAATGTTTTATGTAGATTTTTATTATTATAAACTTCATAAACATTTAGTAGAAATTTTTGATGATCAAATGTTTTATCTATTTTTGTAGTAAGATCATGATTATTCAAATGTTCTAGAGTTTGACAATATCCTTTAATATGCAAATAATCAGAATATTTTTGTGCATCTTTAAAATCCAAAGTATCTATTCCAGCAGTATCTAAAACAACGGTATTTAAAGAATTTTCACGTAATTGCTCATTAGTTGCTCTTAAAGTTTCAGTATATTTAAATTTTCCTCCTACTTGTGCAATAATTTTAAATAATACATCAACTAAAAACTTGATTATATCACTTGGACTATCAAAATTTTTTGCACTATATATAGCAATATTTGCATCAGCTCCCATACCAGTACCAAAAGCCATAGCCAGAGTTCTACCTTGCTTTTTAGCTAATGTAATTTCTTCCAAATTATCAGTTACTTCTTGTATACAAAATTCTGGTTCATTATCTTTAAAATATTTTGTCGGTATATTATCCCTATATCCACCATCAACATATTTTTTACCATCAATTTCTACCGGCTTAAAAACTATAGGTATAGAAGCAGAAGCACGACAAGCTAAAGCAATTTCAACATTTGGTGTATCAAAACTATTAAAAATAGTTAATGCACTTGTCTCTCGTTGTGTTGCTGTAATTACTAAATCCTTATATTGTACAGGATCATATTTTCGTAATAATGCTATATCTTTAAAATATATTTTACCATCCTTTTGGTTATATCTTGCTCTTAATTCATTAAGAGCCTTATCATTTTTAACATTTACTATATCTGATCTATGTAAAAAATTACCTATATTTTCTTTAATAATCAATTCCATTAAATCATATAAAGGCGTACCGTCTTTATTTAACTGTATCATACCTGCAGAAAAGCCTTGTTTCCCAAATAAAGTTTGC is a genomic window containing:
- a CDS encoding patatin-like phospholipase family protein, whose translation is MTDIKIRKHNIIMKQEFKTSVFNEQSEILEQLEYITKDQNSSINQIKTLYELEKAQKAPIEYIAFSGGGAKGAIYSGVYEAAKKAGILDNVKAVAGSSVGAITAAVVALGTPPKRFEEISKNTNLQTLFGKQGFSAGMIQLNKDGTPLYDLMELIIKENIGNFLHRSDIVNVKNDKALNELRARYNQKDGKIYFKDIALLRKYDPVQYKDLVITATQRETSALTIFNSFDTPNVEIALACRASASIPIVFKPVEIDGKKYVDGGYRDNIPTKYFKDNEPEFCIQEVTDNLEEITLAKKQGRTLAMAFGTGMGADANIAIYSAKNFDSPSDIIKFLVDVLFKIIAQVGGKFKYTETLRATNEQLRENSLNTVVLDTAGIDTLDFKDAQKYSDYLHIKGYCQTLEHLNNHDLTTKIDKTFDHQKFLLNVYEVYNNKNLHKTFGTKLFGMFIPSKDNNTSKWQDGIIETHNDKAKMLLSFCKIGLLTEEKLNEKLREYVIIAATSRNNTIKTDTNSLNALLYTLNTSVASSKIKDSFIEVLEIDKNKDTRFDKTKTFDYNIANFQFTKKDLESFLAKKKSAALKIQHKYDLVRNHRNRW